The genomic DNA GCCTTTGTCGAAGCCTGCCAATCCCACGAGGCGACGATTACCGCGACGCTACGGGTCGGCGACGAGACACAGGTCATCGAAGGGCACGGCCACCCGGAGCTGACCTTCGAGAGCGACCGGAGCCTCGTCGGACGGACCAGCGACTACGTCGACGACCGGACGGTGATGGTTGGTGCGTCCGCGGCCGCGGCCGACATCGACCGTGCCATCGCCGACCGGCTTGCCGACGGGGCCGACATCGAGTGCCGATTGGCTGTCGACCCCTGAGCGAACACCGCCAGTAGCCATGGACCGAACCTGACAGAGCAGCCGCAGCGGCGTCGGTAGACAACGATATGTCTGAGGGCCATTTATCGCCGACATGGGAAGCGACGAAACGACGTACGGTCGTCGAGCACGCATTATCGTCGTCGTATTGGTAGTCATCACCGGTCTCAGCGCTCTCGCGCGCGCTGTCGAGGGGGGCGCGACCGGAGCCATCGAGGGCGGGCTGCTGCTGTACGTCGCGCTCGTGCTCGCCTACGGTGTCTTCACGGGCGCGCTCGAAACGCCGTCGGTACAGGCTGCATTCGGCGTCGGCCTGGCGGGATACGGCGGACTGCTGTACGGAACCGGCGGCGGCGTCCTCTGGCTCGGCCTCGCTGCCGTTGGGGGACTGCTGGCCGCCCACAGCCTCCGGCAGGCCGTTGAAGCTCGGTGACCCCCGGCCTACTCGCCGGCTTGAACAGCGTTTTTTCGGTTGCCAGCGTAGCCATCGGCATGGCCGAGGAACCATCGGTGAACATCTCCGGCAGCGACGCCGGCGGCGGGGCGGCCGCTGACTTCGAGGCGGCGACAGCGGCGACTCGCGCCGAGGCGGTCGTTGACGAACTCGGCGACCGCTACTGGCAGAAGGCCTACGGCGGCCGGGACGGCTTCGAGTGTCTCGTTCGGACGGTCCTGAGTCAGAACACCTCGGATACGGCCAGCCAGCCGGCCCACGACGCCCTGCTGGAGCGATACGGTGGCGGCGACCTCGCGGCGGCGCTGGCCGACGCCGACCAGCCGACACTCGCCGAGACAATTTCCGGAGCGGGCCTCTACAACCAGAAATCAACACGACTCATCGCCCTCGCCGAGTTCGTCGTCGAGACCTACGGCGGTGCCGACGGGTTCGACGGGTTCGTTACGGAAGCGCCGCCCGACGAGGTTCGAGAGACGCTGCTCGAACTGAACGGTGTCGGCCCGAAGACCGCCGACTGCGTGCTCTTGTTTTCGGGTGGTCGTGACGGCGTCTTTCCCGTTGATACTCACGTCCATCGCATCGCCCGGCGAATGGGACTGGCTCCGGCCGATGCCGACCACGAAGCGGTCCGTTCGGCGCTGGAGGCAGACGTTCCCGGTGAGAAGTGCGGCTTCGGCCACACGGCGATGATTCAGTTCGGCCGTGAGTACTGCACGGCCCGCAAGCCGGCGTGTCTCGACGACCCCGAGGCGTGCCCGCTGGCCGACCGCTGCGACCAAGTCGGCGTCTATCCGGAACGCGGCGAGGTCGTCGACCCCGCTGACGCACCCGAAATAGAGTAGCCCGACAGGTGGCCGTCGGTGTGTTTTTGTCCGGCGGTCGCCGAGTACAACCGTGCTCACAAAGGAGTTGCTCCGTGTCTCCCGCGCGGGCGGCGGCTACCACCCGCAGTTCACGACAGCGGCCGACGAAGACGTTGCTGCCCGCGTCCTCGGCGTCTATCAGGGCCACGTTGGTGAGCCGCGGGCACAACTGGAGTCGGCACTTACGGACCTCGAACGGGAAACGGGGCAGTTCAAGCTCGTTCGCGGGTTCGCAAAGCTGTTAGAGCGGGAGGCAGCCTTCGAGACGCGGTCGCCAGTGTCACCCCGTCGGGCACGTACCGCCGCCTTCGTGGCTGCCGAGTCGGTCGGCGTCGTCACGGAGGCCGACCGGGATGCCGCACTCGTTGCCGCGGCCGACGACCTCGACACGAGCGCCGATGCCCTTGCGGCGTCGCTGTTTGCCGACCGCGATTGCGAGCAGCGTCTCACGGCGTTCGATGTCGACTACGACCCCGAGAGCTTGTGTACCCAGTATGACCTCTCGCTGGCGCAGACGGCGCTTTTCGACGCCACGTCGGTCCGAGTGCGAACCGACGACCCCAAGCGGCTCGTCTCGGCGGTAAAGCGGCTCCGGCTACTGTACGAAATCCGACGGGCTGACGCCGGCCGTGACGTCGTCGTCACTGGACCTGACGCGCTCTTCAAGCGCTCGCGCCGCTACGGGACGCGGTTTGCCCGTCTGCTTCGGACGGTCGCTGCGACGGCCGACTGGCAACTGGAGGCGACTATCGACGACCGCGGCACGGAGCGACGGCTGCGGCTCGAAGCCGGCGATATCGAAGTCCCTGACACCGACCCGGTCGCGGAGCCAACCTTCGACAGCGCCGTGGAAGCGGACTTCTATAGCCGCTTTTCGTCGCTGGACCTCGATTGGCGGCTGCTCCGAGAACCGGAGCCGCTGGCCGCCGGCGAACACGTCGTCATCCCGGATTTCGCCTTCGAGTGGAAACACGGCGACTTCCGGGTGTTCTTCGAGATTATGGGGTTTTGGACCCCGGAGTACGTCGAAAAGAAGCTCTCCCGCTTCAGCGACCTCGAAGACGTGGCGTTTCTCGTCGCCTACGACGAGAGCCTCGGCGTCGGCGAGGACATCGAGGCGACCGGCCAGCGGGCCTTCCCATACACGAAAACAGTCCGGCTGAAGGACGTTCGTGACGCACTGCGGCCATACGAGGAGACGCTCCGGGAGGCAAGCGCCGCCTCGCTGCCGGACCGGCTCGTTCCGGACGCCGACGTGACGACGCTTGCAGCCGTCGCCGACGACCACGGCGTCTCGGAGGCGGTCGTCGAGTCGGCAACGTTTCCCGAACACGACCGGGTCGGTCGGACACTGGTACGACCGGCGGTGTGCGACGCTGTCGACGAGGAACTTACCGCCGGGATGTCGCTTGCAGAGGCAGAGACGGTGCTTTCGGGCCACGGCATCGACGAGACGAGCGCGATGCTTTCGGCGCTCGGCTACCGCGTCGAGTGGGAGGGGCTGGGCGGTGGCACTGTCACGGAGGCCTGACAGATGGGCAGGCGGCGAATCTGTCAGGGTCGCTTCCGAAGCCGCTGCCGCCGGTCGAGATAGTCGACGAGTTCCTCGACCGCAAGCGGTTCGTAATCGAGCAGTTCGACGGAGACGTTGATACGGCGGCTGTCGGGGGTAACGAACGGGTATTCGTCGGGCCGCATGTCGTGATGGTGGCCGTGGATGAGCCAGTCGGTACCGCGGTCGTCGACATCGTCAGGGTCGTGGATACAGCGGAACCGGTAGCCACCGGCCGAGAAGCGATACTCCTGTCTGACATCCAGACCGTGGCTGCGGTGGAGCCCCGCATCGTGGTCGCCGACGACGAAGGTAATATCGCCTGCGAGACGGCGGACCCAGCGGCGGATGGTCGTCGGCTCGGAGGGGATGGCGAAGTCCCCAACGAACACGACCTCGTCGCTGTCGGCAACGGTGGCGTTCCAGCCGTCGACGAGCCGGCGGTTCATCTCTGCGACGGATGCGAAGGGTCGGTCGGTGTATTCGAGGACCTCCGCGTGGTCAAGATGGAGGTCGGCAATTAGATAGCGGCTCACAGCTCTCGCTGGCGGCCCTTCGGCATCTGTGAGCGGAACTCGTCGTGGACGTAGAGGCCGACGCCGATGGGTTCGACTGCGCCGGCGATTTCGTGGGCAGCGATGAGGTATCCCCAGTCGCCGTCCCAGCCGGGGGTGGTCGTCTCACCGCGGAGAAACGCCTGTGCGTCGGCCGCATCGAGAACGACGATGTTTCGCGTCGCATCGGCGCCGAACCGCTGGACGGCGTCGGTTGTCGGTTTCCAATGCTCCTGCCGCGTTCTGAGAAAGGTCATGCCGAGTCCCTCGACGCGGGCGGGGCTGTCGATGTCGTCGGCAAAGGCCCATATTTTGCCCGCGCCCTTCTCCCAGAAGGTGTGGTCGGAAAAGTGGTCGGCAGCAAGACCGAACCGCTCGGTCCACCAGTCGATGACCTCGGCTCTGGTTGCCCGGCCCTCGACCGTTCGTTCGTCGGCCGTCTCCGGGAGGCGGTCGAACCGCTGGCCGTCGTTTTCGGCGCTCATCGTGCCACCTCCAGTTTCGCACAGAAGAACCCGCCGGTGTCGTTGTGGTGGGGGTAGATGCGCTGTGCCTTCCGGACGGCGTCGTCGAAGCGTTCGTCCTCCCAGTCGGTGACACCGGGGACCGACTCCAGCGGCAGGTCAAAATCGACCAGCCGACAGTCGCCGCCGTCGAGCGCGTGCTGGAGGACCGCCTCGTTTTCTTCGGGCGCGAAGGTACACGTCGAGTAGACGACGGTGCCGCCGTCGCGAGTTACTTCGATGGCCCGTTCGAGAATCGCCTTCTGGACGCCGGCGATGCCTTCGATATGGTCGAGCGACCACCCGTCGACCGCGTCCGGGTTCTTTCTGACGGTTCCCTCACACGAGCAGGGAACGTCAACGAGCGTCCGGTCGAACCGCTCGCCACCGAAGGGCTTCAGCGAGAGGTTCCGAGCGTCCTGCCGGGTGACCGCGATGTTCGTCACGCCGCAGCGCTCGGCGTTCGACCGGAGCGCCGAAAGCCGGCCGAGGTTGTTGTCGTTGCCGACCAACAGCCCACGGTCGTCCATCAGTGCCGCCAACTGCGTCGTTTTGCTACCCGGGGCAGCACAGCAGTCCAGCACCCGTTCGCCGGGCTGCGGGGCGAGCGCAAGCGCCGGCACGGCTGAAACCTCCTCTTGGCCGTAGACCCAGCCGTGGACGAACGGCCAGGAGTTGCCCGGCGACTCCCCCTCACCGAGCCGGAAGAGGCCGTCGTGCCAATCGACCGGCTCGTAGTCGACACCCGCCTCGTCGAAGGCCTGACGGACGCTCTCGGCGGTGGCCTTGATACGGTTGACGCGGACGACCGACGGCAGCGGCCGCTCGCAGGCCTCGTGAAACGCCGCCGGGTCGTCGACGAGCGGGTCGTAGCGCGAAAGCGGCTCCATACCGACCTTCGCGGACGCGACGGCTTGTCGGTGTCGGTCCGTACCGACAGCAGCGGGTTTCGGGGGTCGAACTCCCAGCGGAAACCGAAACAGGGTTGGCTCAGGGTTTAAGCGGCTGCCGGGAGTGGCCCCGCGCATGGCAAGCGTCCAGATACACAACGACGATATACAGCTCGAATCGCCGGTGTTCGTCGAAGGGCTCCCGGGGGCGGGGCTCGTCGGCAAAATCGCCGCCGACCACCTCATCGAGACGTTTGACATGGATTACTATGCGGCGTTCCACTGTGAGGGGCTTCCGCAGGCGGCGGTCTACGAGGCGGAAAAATCAGTTGTCCGGCCGCCGGTCCGGCTCTACGCCGACAGCGACCGGGATATTGTGGTCCTACAGAGCGACGTTCCCGTCTCGCCGACACAGGCAAGCGAGTTCGCCGGCTGCGTCACCGGCTGGATTCAGTCCACCGACGCCCTGCCGCTGTATCTCAGCGGGCTTGCGGAGGAAAAAGAAGGCGTTCCGGAGCTGTATGGGGTCGCAACGGGCGATGCCGAGCCGGTGCTCGATGACGCCGGCATCGTCCCACCGCGCGGCGGGGGCATGGTGACCGGACCGACTGGAGCGTTGCTCCATCGGGCCGCCGAGGAGGCCATCGACGCTGTCGGCCTCATCGTCCAGACGAACCCGCAGTTTCCGGACCCCGAGGCGGCTCGTGTCATTCTCGAACACGGCGTCGAGCCGATTGCTGGCATCGATGTCGAGACCGACGAACTGGTCGACCGGGCCGACGAGATTCAGCAGGCCCGCGAACAGCTCGCAAAGCGCGTACAAGAAGCAGCCAACGAGGAGAGTACGGCCGCACAGCCGATTCGCGGGTTCCAGTAGCGCCCGCGGCCTCCGGCAGACGCCAAGACCTTTTACCGAGGACGGGCCACCTCGGGTATGCCGCCGATACACTCGAATCAGCGGGTGGCCGTTCTCGCCGACTCGCAGAACCTCTATCACACCGCCCACAGCTACTACTCGCGGAACCCCGACTACACCGAACTGCTCTCGGCTGCGGTGCGGGACCGCGAACTCATCCGCGCTATCGCCTACGTCATCCGCGCAGACCCGCCGACAGAACAGGAGTTCTTCGAGGCACTACGCGACATCGGCTTCGAGACGAAAATCAAGGACATCAAAACGTTCGCCGACGGCACCCAGAAGGCCAACTGGGACCTCGGAATGTGTCTCGATGCCGTTACGTTGGCTCCGAAAATCGACACGTTCGTCCTCGCCAGCGGCGACGGCGATTTCGCCCGACTGTGTACGCATCTCCGGCACGAAGGCGTCCGAACCGAAGTGTTCGGCTTCGGCGACTCGACAGCTGAGGAGCTCATCGATGCCGCCGACTCGTACGTCGACATGAGTGAGGACGAAGACCGCTTCCTG from Natronomonas pharaonis DSM 2160 includes the following:
- a CDS encoding DUF371 domain-containing protein encodes the protein MEKVIRASGHENVSAEHSSTFELTSDDWLTPAGDCILGVEADTVPADFDDAFVEACQSHEATITATLRVGDETQVIEGHGHPELTFESDRSLVGRTSDYVDDRTVMVGASAAAADIDRAIADRLADGADIECRLAVDP
- a CDS encoding endonuclease III domain-containing protein, translated to MAEEPSVNISGSDAGGGAAADFEAATAATRAEAVVDELGDRYWQKAYGGRDGFECLVRTVLSQNTSDTASQPAHDALLERYGGGDLAAALADADQPTLAETISGAGLYNQKSTRLIALAEFVVETYGGADGFDGFVTEAPPDEVRETLLELNGVGPKTADCVLLFSGGRDGVFPVDTHVHRIARRMGLAPADADHEAVRSALEADVPGEKCGFGHTAMIQFGREYCTARKPACLDDPEACPLADRCDQVGVYPERGEVVDPADAPEIE
- a CDS encoding LabA-like NYN domain-containing protein, encoding MPPIHSNQRVAVLADSQNLYHTAHSYYSRNPDYTELLSAAVRDRELIRAIAYVIRADPPTEQEFFEALRDIGFETKIKDIKTFADGTQKANWDLGMCLDAVTLAPKIDTFVLASGDGDFARLCTHLRHEGVRTEVFGFGDSTAEELIDAADSYVDMSEDEDRFLL
- a CDS encoding DUF790 family protein; the encoded protein is MLTKELLRVSRAGGGYHPQFTTAADEDVAARVLGVYQGHVGEPRAQLESALTDLERETGQFKLVRGFAKLLEREAAFETRSPVSPRRARTAAFVAAESVGVVTEADRDAALVAAADDLDTSADALAASLFADRDCEQRLTAFDVDYDPESLCTQYDLSLAQTALFDATSVRVRTDDPKRLVSAVKRLRLLYEIRRADAGRDVVVTGPDALFKRSRRYGTRFARLLRTVAATADWQLEATIDDRGTERRLRLEAGDIEVPDTDPVAEPTFDSAVEADFYSRFSSLDLDWRLLREPEPLAAGEHVVIPDFAFEWKHGDFRVFFEIMGFWTPEYVEKKLSRFSDLEDVAFLVAYDESLGVGEDIEATGQRAFPYTKTVRLKDVRDALRPYEETLREASAASLPDRLVPDADVTTLAAVADDHGVSEAVVESATFPEHDRVGRTLVRPAVCDAVDEELTAGMSLAEAETVLSGHGIDETSAMLSALGYRVEWEGLGGGTVTEA
- a CDS encoding RsmB/NOP family class I SAM-dependent RNA methyltransferase — encoded protein: MEPLSRYDPLVDDPAAFHEACERPLPSVVRVNRIKATAESVRQAFDEAGVDYEPVDWHDGLFRLGEGESPGNSWPFVHGWVYGQEEVSAVPALALAPQPGERVLDCCAAPGSKTTQLAALMDDRGLLVGNDNNLGRLSALRSNAERCGVTNIAVTRQDARNLSLKPFGGERFDRTLVDVPCSCEGTVRKNPDAVDGWSLDHIEGIAGVQKAILERAIEVTRDGGTVVYSTCTFAPEENEAVLQHALDGGDCRLVDFDLPLESVPGVTDWEDERFDDAVRKAQRIYPHHNDTGGFFCAKLEVAR
- a CDS encoding proteasome assembly chaperone family protein; translation: MASVQIHNDDIQLESPVFVEGLPGAGLVGKIAADHLIETFDMDYYAAFHCEGLPQAAVYEAEKSVVRPPVRLYADSDRDIVVLQSDVPVSPTQASEFAGCVTGWIQSTDALPLYLSGLAEEKEGVPELYGVATGDAEPVLDDAGIVPPRGGGMVTGPTGALLHRAAEEAIDAVGLIVQTNPQFPDPEAARVILEHGVEPIAGIDVETDELVDRADEIQQAREQLAKRVQEAANEESTAAQPIRGFQ
- a CDS encoding DUF7122 family protein, which codes for MSAENDGQRFDRLPETADERTVEGRATRAEVIDWWTERFGLAADHFSDHTFWEKGAGKIWAFADDIDSPARVEGLGMTFLRTRQEHWKPTTDAVQRFGADATRNIVVLDAADAQAFLRGETTTPGWDGDWGYLIAAHEIAGAVEPIGVGLYVHDEFRSQMPKGRQREL
- a CDS encoding metallophosphoesterase family protein — encoded protein: MSRYLIADLHLDHAEVLEYTDRPFASVAEMNRRLVDGWNATVADSDEVVFVGDFAIPSEPTTIRRWVRRLAGDITFVVGDHDAGLHRSHGLDVRQEYRFSAGGYRFRCIHDPDDVDDRGTDWLIHGHHHDMRPDEYPFVTPDSRRINVSVELLDYEPLAVEELVDYLDRRQRLRKRP